A genomic stretch from Methylorubrum extorquens includes:
- a CDS encoding putative periplasmic L-asparaginase (ansB) (Evidence 3 : Putative function from multiple computational evidences; Product type e : enzyme), protein MTKTTGPLTALGLAALTALSAGPARAESPRIAVVATGGTIAMKLDPTTHAPVPALSGEDLVAAVPKLKDIATIEVTEFSNVPSDYMGPDRWPALTAKLDALLADPGIRGAIVLHGTDTLDQTAYFLDLTLKSDKPVVLVGAQRNASDADADGPRNLLNAARQILAEGAVGQGVTVTLNHRINAAREVRKTHTSNVETFNSGEVGILGYVDEDRVVFSRRSLRRQTLPLPERMPRVDLVAMYAGADGSQVRHAAESGAEAIVVEAYGWGNVNAEMHDAIAEVIAKGVPVIVATKVHDGRALPVYGFKGGGNTLRKAGAVFAGDLTPDKARILTLIALPAGKEARKDQAALQAMFDK, encoded by the coding sequence ATGACGAAGACGACCGGACCCCTGACCGCTCTCGGTCTCGCCGCCCTGACCGCATTGTCCGCCGGGCCGGCACGGGCCGAGTCGCCGCGGATCGCCGTAGTCGCGACCGGCGGCACCATCGCGATGAAGCTCGATCCCACGACCCACGCGCCGGTCCCGGCCCTCTCGGGCGAGGATCTCGTCGCGGCGGTGCCCAAGCTGAAGGACATCGCCACCATCGAGGTCACCGAGTTCAGCAACGTGCCGAGCGACTATATGGGCCCGGACCGCTGGCCGGCGTTGACCGCTAAGCTCGACGCGCTGCTCGCCGATCCCGGTATTCGCGGGGCGATCGTCCTGCACGGGACCGACACCCTCGATCAGACCGCCTACTTCCTCGACCTGACGCTGAAGAGCGACAAGCCGGTGGTGCTGGTGGGCGCCCAGCGCAACGCCTCCGACGCGGATGCGGACGGCCCGCGCAACCTCCTCAACGCCGCCCGCCAGATCCTGGCCGAGGGCGCGGTGGGCCAGGGCGTGACGGTGACGCTCAACCACCGCATCAACGCGGCGCGCGAGGTGCGCAAGACCCACACCAGCAACGTCGAGACCTTCAATTCGGGGGAGGTGGGCATCCTGGGATACGTGGACGAGGACCGCGTCGTGTTCAGCCGCCGCTCCTTGCGCCGCCAGACCCTGCCGCTGCCGGAGCGGATGCCGCGGGTCGATCTCGTGGCGATGTATGCCGGCGCCGACGGCTCGCAGGTGCGGCACGCGGCCGAGAGCGGGGCCGAGGCGATCGTGGTCGAGGCCTATGGCTGGGGCAACGTCAACGCCGAGATGCACGATGCCATCGCCGAGGTCATCGCCAAGGGTGTGCCGGTGATCGTGGCAACCAAGGTCCATGACGGCCGCGCCCTACCGGTCTACGGCTTCAAGGGCGGCGGCAACACCCTGCGCAAGGCCGGCGCGGTGTTCGCGGGCGACCTCACGCCGGACAAGGCGCGCATCCTCACCCTGATCGCCCTGCCCGCGGGAAAGGAGGCGCGGAAGGATCAGGCCGCTTTGCAGGCGATGTTCGACAAGTAG
- a CDS encoding putative endonuclease/exonuclease/phosphatase (Evidence 3 : Putative function from multiple computational evidences; Product type e : enzyme), translating to MRFRRTRKTAVGAVWLHAIRRDQGSVGPSRRSVGARRSGSLQAARCNPAGGEGVQQEQIEAHAGERSELASDEPASAASRRLRLLTYNVRHCRGTDGRVAPERVARVIAALAPDIVALQEVDVGRPRTDGLDQAEEIARLVGMFSHFHPALHIEEERYGDAVLTHLPSRLKRAGPLPGLLRRPGLEPRGALWVEVTAGASKLQVITTHFGLLGAERVAQAKALLGPDWLGDPACHAPTVLLGDFNAMGWSRAYRRLSGRLTDARRLTGERRWRRGGATFPSRFPLLRVDHVFVSERVAVERITVVDTPLARKASDHLPVLAEIRIEPG from the coding sequence ATGCGGTTCCGCCGGACGCGGAAAACGGCCGTCGGCGCGGTTTGGCTGCATGCGATCCGACGCGATCAGGGATCGGTTGGCCCGTCCCGGCGTTCGGTTGGCGCGCGCCGCTCCGGCTCCTTGCAGGCGGCGCGCTGCAATCCGGCCGGGGGAGAGGGCGTGCAACAGGAGCAGATCGAGGCGCATGCCGGGGAACGATCGGAACTCGCGTCGGATGAGCCGGCATCGGCGGCGTCGCGGCGCTTGCGCCTGCTCACCTACAACGTCCGCCATTGCCGCGGCACCGACGGGCGGGTCGCGCCGGAGCGGGTTGCACGGGTGATCGCCGCCTTGGCGCCCGACATCGTCGCGCTCCAAGAGGTCGATGTCGGGCGCCCGCGCACCGACGGTCTGGATCAGGCGGAGGAGATCGCCCGGCTGGTCGGAATGTTCTCGCATTTCCACCCGGCCCTGCACATCGAGGAGGAGCGCTACGGCGATGCCGTGCTCACCCACCTGCCGTCGCGGCTCAAGCGCGCCGGCCCCCTGCCCGGCCTGCTGCGGCGCCCCGGCCTGGAGCCAAGGGGGGCACTGTGGGTCGAGGTGACGGCGGGCGCCAGCAAGCTTCAGGTGATCACCACCCATTTCGGATTGCTCGGGGCGGAGCGCGTCGCCCAGGCCAAGGCGCTGCTCGGGCCCGACTGGCTCGGCGATCCCGCCTGCCACGCGCCGACGGTGCTGCTCGGCGACTTCAACGCCATGGGCTGGTCGCGCGCCTACCGCCGGCTGAGTGGACGCCTCACCGATGCGCGGCGGCTCACGGGGGAACGGCGCTGGCGGCGCGGCGGCGCCACCTTCCCGAGCCGCTTCCCCCTGTTGCGCGTCGACCATGTCTTCGTCAGCGAGCGCGTCGCCGTCGAGCGCATCACGGTCGTGGACACGCCGCTGGCGCGGAAGGCGTCCGACCATCTGCCGGTTCTGGCGGAGATCCGGATCGAGCCGGGTTGA